The following are encoded together in the Halobaculum limi genome:
- a CDS encoding HalOD1 output domain-containing protein translates to MYSALDQNSDGLIVQIAEAIAEAEGVDVTALPPLHDVVNIEALQTLISTGKGRVSVEFPYGRYQIYIGSDAGVIVKEV, encoded by the coding sequence GTGTATAGTGCTCTGGACCAGAATTCGGATGGCCTCATTGTCCAAATTGCTGAAGCAATCGCTGAGGCAGAAGGCGTTGATGTTACAGCATTGCCGCCATTACACGACGTGGTGAACATAGAGGCTCTCCAAACTCTGATTTCCACCGGGAAAGGGCGGGTATCCGTTGAGTTCCCATACGGAAGATATCAAATCTATATAGGATCAGATGCTGGAGTTATCGTTAAGGAAGTGTAA
- the glmM gene encoding phosphoglucosamine mutase: MFGTSGVRGRVGESVTADVALSIGRAVGTDTDRVVVGRDARETGETLQAALVAGLRETGADVVDVGRAATPTVARSITDRSADAGIVVTASHNPPQDNGFKLWTPSGQAYSPDQQTEIEELIESKAYALADWTGQGSHESWAGAATYHKRALVEAGRAAAVDGSLSSLSVVVDLGNGMGGVAADALFELGADVETINAQQDGRFPGRPSEPTAQTCTTLAATVDAVDADLGIAHDGDADRMMAVTDEGEFVPGDLLLAIFGMEVASAGDSVAAPVDTSLAVSDALADIGVELVYTKVGDVYVADRAKDADVAFGGEPSGAWIFPEETLCPDGPLAAVKLAALAAAEPLSDRLARIERYPLRRTVVETDDKAAAMERIAAAVRESYEEVSTLDGVRVDTDDGWFLIRPSGTEPKIRVTAEAREAAATEELLDRALDIVEARTGRGSTE, translated from the coding sequence ATGTTCGGAACGAGCGGGGTCCGTGGTCGGGTTGGCGAATCTGTTACAGCTGATGTCGCACTCTCTATCGGGCGTGCCGTCGGCACCGACACGGACCGCGTTGTCGTCGGACGTGACGCACGGGAGACCGGCGAAACACTGCAGGCGGCCCTGGTCGCGGGGCTACGGGAGACCGGTGCGGATGTGGTCGACGTTGGGCGGGCCGCGACGCCGACAGTGGCCCGTTCGATCACAGACCGGTCGGCCGACGCTGGAATCGTCGTCACGGCTTCGCACAACCCCCCGCAGGATAACGGCTTCAAACTGTGGACCCCCTCGGGGCAAGCCTACTCTCCTGACCAGCAGACGGAGATTGAAGAGTTGATCGAGTCCAAAGCGTACGCACTCGCCGACTGGACGGGACAAGGTAGCCACGAGTCGTGGGCTGGCGCGGCCACGTACCACAAACGGGCACTTGTTGAGGCCGGGCGCGCCGCCGCTGTGGACGGGTCGCTGTCCTCACTGTCAGTTGTCGTCGATCTGGGTAACGGGATGGGGGGAGTCGCAGCCGACGCGCTCTTCGAACTCGGTGCCGACGTTGAGACGATCAACGCCCAACAAGACGGCCGTTTTCCTGGCCGACCGAGCGAACCGACAGCACAGACGTGTACGACGCTCGCCGCCACTGTCGACGCCGTCGACGCGGACCTCGGGATCGCACACGACGGCGACGCAGACCGGATGATGGCGGTCACCGACGAGGGGGAGTTCGTCCCTGGAGACCTGCTCCTCGCGATATTCGGGATGGAGGTGGCGAGCGCGGGCGACAGCGTCGCGGCACCCGTCGACACGAGCCTCGCCGTCTCGGACGCCCTCGCCGACATCGGGGTCGAACTCGTCTACACGAAGGTGGGTGACGTGTACGTCGCCGACCGCGCGAAGGACGCCGACGTCGCCTTCGGCGGCGAACCGTCGGGTGCGTGGATCTTCCCCGAGGAGACGCTGTGTCCCGACGGGCCGCTCGCGGCCGTCAAACTCGCCGCCCTCGCGGCCGCGGAGCCGCTGTCGGACCGGCTGGCTCGCATCGAACGGTATCCGCTCCGCCGGACGGTCGTCGAAACCGACGACAAGGCCGCGGCGATGGAGCGGATCGCCGCGGCTGTCCGGGAGAGCTACGAGGAGGTGTCGACGCTCGACGGCGTGCGTGTCGACACCGACGACGGCTGGTTCCTCATCCGGCCGTCGGGGACGGAGCCGAAGATCCGGGTGACGGCGGAGGCTCGCGAGGCGGCCGCCACCGAGGAACTCCTCGACCGGGCGCTCGACATCGTCGAGGCCCGGACCGGGCGCGGGTCGACGGAATAG